The following coding sequences are from one Canis lupus dingo isolate Sandy chromosome 21, ASM325472v2, whole genome shotgun sequence window:
- the TIMM10B gene encoding mitochondrial import inner membrane translocase subunit Tim10 B, translating to MEPQQQQQQQQQLRNLRDFLLVYNRMTELCFQRCVPSLHHRALDAEEEACLHSCAGKLIHSNHRLMAAYVQLMPALVQRRIADYEAASAGPGVAAEQPGTSPSGS from the exons ATGgagccgcagcagcagcagcagcagcagcagcagctgaggAAC TTGCGGGACTTCCTGTTGGTCTACAATCGGATGACGGAACTCTGCTTCCAGCGCTGCGTGCCCAGCTTGCACCACCGAGCTCTGGACGCTGAAGAG GAGGCCTGTCTGCACAGCTGTGCTGGGAAGCTGATCCATTCCAACCACCGCCTCATGGCCGCTTACGTGCAGCTCATGCCGGCTCTGGTACAGCGCCGCATCGCAGACTACGAGGCTGCCTCAGCTGGGCCAGGTGTTGCTGCAGAACAGCCCGGAACCTCACCATCAGGCAGCTAG